In Cytophagales bacterium, the following are encoded in one genomic region:
- a CDS encoding HAMP domain-containing sensor histidine kinase, whose product MLTVLKYFVNLGVKEGYSIEEQHMVRHCNVLTTVTTLIYLWYVLYGIYISSLFTSVFAAVMSVLIGVVFWLNSIYMHGPSKVLAAVVSNFSVWFAYHVFPINEAILSTFVPIVASYIYLYDPQKERIYMLSAFGIAAMTIVACFVVPRHSLQFVYLSPEVVAMSNATHVPISLGLMMVLLVAVIFTKNSINDSLKSETIRAQEALDQLMKAQDRVVDSEKMAMLGFLSAGLNHEINNPLNYMFGSLDQLEKACDDDDKRASFKVIREGMNRINEIVSSLRNFTHQSDYMDHDCDINAILDTCSTMVRSKHQHDMALLKDYEKGSTVVKGNSGRLHQLFLNLLINATQAISKGGIISVKTRLVQDAIQVNIVDNGKGIDSKDLPYVFDPFYTTKFPGEGTGLGLAIAKTIVTEHQGEMDIAANEAAGITVQITLPVEGQT is encoded by the coding sequence ATGCTAACTGTTTTGAAGTATTTCGTCAATCTTGGCGTCAAAGAGGGCTATTCCATTGAGGAACAGCACATGGTCCGCCATTGCAATGTGCTGACGACCGTAACCACCTTGATCTATCTGTGGTATGTCCTTTACGGGATCTACATCAGCAGTCTGTTTACTTCTGTGTTTGCAGCTGTCATGTCCGTATTGATTGGCGTGGTTTTTTGGCTCAACAGCATTTACATGCATGGCCCTTCAAAGGTACTGGCCGCGGTGGTTTCCAATTTTAGCGTCTGGTTTGCCTACCACGTGTTTCCGATCAATGAAGCAATTCTGTCAACGTTCGTGCCAATTGTTGCGAGTTACATTTATCTCTATGACCCTCAGAAGGAGCGGATCTATATGCTATCTGCCTTCGGGATAGCGGCAATGACCATCGTTGCCTGTTTTGTTGTGCCCAGACATTCCCTGCAATTCGTTTATTTATCTCCGGAGGTGGTAGCGATGAGCAATGCTACCCATGTACCCATTTCTCTGGGACTGATGATGGTGTTACTCGTTGCCGTCATCTTTACGAAGAATTCTATCAATGATTCTCTGAAAAGTGAAACGATAAGAGCTCAAGAGGCACTGGATCAACTGATGAAAGCACAGGATAGAGTAGTGGATTCCGAAAAGATGGCCATGCTCGGATTCTTATCGGCAGGTTTGAACCATGAGATCAATAACCCGCTGAATTATATGTTTGGCTCTTTGGATCAACTGGAAAAAGCTTGTGATGATGATGACAAACGTGCTTCATTCAAAGTGATCAGGGAAGGTATGAATCGGATCAATGAAATTGTGAGCAGCTTACGGAACTTTACGCATCAATCAGATTACATGGATCATGATTGTGATATCAATGCTATCCTTGATACCTGCAGCACCATGGTACGGTCAAAACACCAGCATGACATGGCCTTATTGAAGGATTATGAAAAAGGATCCACCGTTGTAAAGGGGAATTCCGGAAGGTTACATCAGCTGTTTCTCAACTTGTTGATCAATGCCACGCAAGCGATTAGTAAAGGAGGGATCATATCGGTCAAAACCAGATTGGTACAAGATGCGATCCAAGTGAATATTGTTGATAATGGCAAAGGCATCGACTCAAAAGACTTACCCTATGTATTTGATCCTTTTTACACGACCAAATTTCCCGGAGAGGGCACCGGCTTAGGATTGGCCATTGCAAAAACCATTGTCACAGAGCATCAGGGAGAGATGGACATAGCTGCTAATGAAGCAGCTGGGATCACCGTTCAAATAACTTTGCCAGTTGAAGGACAAACGTAA
- the prs gene encoding ribose-phosphate diphosphokinase, whose translation MNKLLFSTSDYKSLAKKLLDITPFEEGVVESSFFSDGEHYQRIVSEVENREVILLGGTVHESATLELFDLASALVSYGVESLSLVVPYFGYSTMERAVKPREIVTAKTRARLFSAIPQSHKGNKIYLFDLHTEGIPHYFEQNLHPKHIYCKPIIIDACRKYGGDDFILASTDAGRAKWVESLANDMNVGAAFILKRRIADGHTEISAVNADVAEKTVIIYDDMIRSGSSIINAAKTYHEGGAKAIYVITSHGLFVSHGIEKLRNCGLITKVICTDTHCNVEKIQDDFLEVISIAQLIADSII comes from the coding sequence ATGAACAAACTCCTTTTTTCTACTTCAGACTACAAATCCCTCGCTAAGAAATTACTCGATATCACCCCTTTCGAAGAGGGTGTGGTGGAATCAAGCTTCTTTTCTGACGGAGAACACTATCAACGAATTGTGTCTGAGGTTGAGAACCGGGAAGTGATCCTATTAGGAGGAACGGTACATGAATCTGCTACACTGGAATTATTCGACCTGGCTTCTGCCCTTGTCTCTTACGGAGTTGAGTCACTAAGTCTGGTTGTCCCCTACTTTGGCTATTCGACGATGGAACGCGCTGTGAAGCCGAGAGAGATTGTCACCGCAAAAACTAGAGCACGCCTGTTCTCAGCAATCCCACAAAGCCATAAAGGCAACAAGATCTACCTGTTTGATCTGCATACGGAAGGCATTCCGCACTATTTCGAGCAGAACCTGCACCCTAAACATATCTATTGCAAGCCCATCATTATTGACGCATGTAGAAAATACGGAGGCGATGACTTTATCCTGGCTTCCACTGATGCTGGTCGCGCCAAATGGGTAGAATCTCTGGCCAATGACATGAATGTGGGTGCTGCATTTATTCTAAAAAGACGGATTGCTGATGGACACACTGAGATCAGTGCCGTAAATGCAGATGTAGCCGAAAAAACAGTCATTATTTACGATGACATGATCCGTTCCGGAAGTAGCATCATTAACGCCGCAAAAACCTATCACGAAGGTGGGGCAAAAGCCATCTATGTCATTACTTCGCACGGGCTATTTGTAAGCCATGGGATCGAAAAACTCCGTAATTGCGGATTGATCACTAAGGTGATCTGTACCGATACACATTGTAACGTTGAGAAAATACAGGATGACTTTCTCGAAGTAATCAGTATCGCGCAATTGATTGCAGATTCAATCATTTGA